The following proteins are encoded in a genomic region of Sphingopyxis sp. YF1:
- a CDS encoding peptide MFS transporter encodes MSRWVPKTFRDHPAVLLLAATEMWEAFSYVGLRTVLVYYLTQDLGYSTEDASLIYGTFLGVAYVTPILGGWIADRFIGRSAAIVGGALLKMAGYIGLLFGANVTGCLAAIVIGNGLFLPTLPATLGALFSPNDPDRQRSFSFYYLAVSAGALLAPLICGTLGENFGWRYSFLASATGLAAAIVIFLAGRHLLPPDRPGAASHLVDETPVAQASQSVIPLLAGVLAAVIVLRVAYEQLGNTVALFAASQVDRSLGADITIPYTWFQSLNPLGVILFTPLLVWGWRKAAARGGSQNDYFRMAIGSCIMAAAFIGLALIIQLGQPGQIFWPVLAAFFLMVTFGELWVLPVGLSLFARLAPAGRGAVTIAFWYSARAAGNFLAGLMGRAEPALGYGNFFLLCAVFPLLAATIFVAIGKRSRRATEAV; translated from the coding sequence ATGTCCCGGTGGGTTCCGAAAACATTTCGGGATCACCCAGCGGTCTTACTGCTGGCTGCGACGGAAATGTGGGAGGCCTTCTCCTATGTCGGGCTCAGAACCGTACTGGTCTACTACCTTACGCAGGACCTGGGCTATTCGACCGAGGACGCCTCACTTATCTATGGGACGTTCCTCGGCGTAGCCTATGTAACGCCAATCCTAGGTGGGTGGATCGCCGATAGGTTTATTGGCCGATCGGCGGCAATTGTCGGTGGCGCATTGCTGAAGATGGCCGGGTACATCGGCCTTTTGTTTGGCGCGAACGTTACGGGCTGCCTCGCCGCAATTGTCATTGGCAATGGCCTGTTTCTTCCAACTCTGCCCGCTACGCTGGGTGCTCTTTTCTCGCCGAACGACCCCGATCGCCAGCGCAGTTTCAGCTTCTACTATCTCGCAGTGAGCGCTGGTGCGCTGCTGGCACCGCTGATCTGCGGCACGCTTGGAGAGAATTTCGGCTGGCGGTACAGCTTCCTCGCTTCCGCTACCGGGCTTGCAGCAGCCATCGTTATCTTTCTCGCCGGACGCCATCTTCTGCCTCCAGACCGACCTGGAGCAGCGTCCCATCTGGTCGACGAAACGCCGGTGGCGCAGGCGAGCCAGTCCGTCATCCCGCTCCTGGCAGGTGTCCTTGCAGCAGTAATCGTCTTGCGGGTCGCTTATGAGCAACTCGGCAACACTGTCGCGCTTTTCGCCGCCAGCCAGGTCGATCGTTCGCTAGGGGCAGATATCACCATCCCTTATACCTGGTTTCAGTCGCTCAATCCGCTGGGGGTCATTCTGTTCACCCCGCTCCTCGTCTGGGGCTGGCGTAAGGCCGCCGCGAGAGGTGGCTCGCAGAACGACTATTTCAGGATGGCCATTGGTAGCTGCATCATGGCCGCGGCCTTTATTGGGCTCGCTTTGATCATCCAGCTCGGGCAACCCGGTCAGATTTTCTGGCCTGTTCTTGCAGCATTTTTTCTGATGGTAACCTTTGGCGAGTTGTGGGTGCTTCCGGTCGGTCTCAGTCTGTTTGCGCGCCTAGCGCCTGCAGGGCGAGGTGCAGTCACCATCGCGTTCTGGTATAGCGCGCGAGCCGCTGGCAATTTTCTTGCCGGATTGATGGGGCGCGCCGAACCTGCACTCGGATATGGCAACTTCTTCCTGCTTTGCGCAGTGTTTCCGCTGCTGGCAGCAACGATCTTCGTCGCGATCGGCAAGCGCTCGCGGCGAGCTACGGAAGCCGTCTGA
- a CDS encoding CPBP family intramembrane glutamic endopeptidase, whose amino-acid sequence MREFVKQRPLLCFYALAILIALAAHALRAMSPTPLGPMFKMLQETHAHLNIITAVRSTFEYPGAYTLLLFPAAPMFAALIVTGIGYGRAGFRELLSRCAPWRSPVSWRQGVTVIAVCFLAFFALTGIMWVQTFIYAPPGTLDRTFLRYGSDPLAIYAMLAASLLLSPGPLLEELGWRGFALPQLLKKFDPLAAAVILGLMWWAWHLPRDLPTLFSGEPGAAWGVIVKQFVIIPGFIAGTIIAVFVCNKLGGSMWGGVLIHAIHNELGVNVTAEWAPTVAGLGWRPWDLVEFAVAIGLVLICGRSLGAASPDNARLAWGNVPPKLPGVATDKSGANA is encoded by the coding sequence ATGCGGGAGTTTGTCAAACAGCGACCTTTGCTCTGCTTCTATGCGTTGGCGATCCTGATCGCTCTCGCGGCCCATGCGCTACGCGCGATGAGCCCGACTCCGCTCGGCCCGATGTTCAAGATGCTGCAAGAGACGCACGCTCACCTCAACATTATTACCGCTGTCAGGTCCACGTTCGAGTATCCGGGAGCCTATACGCTTTTGCTGTTTCCGGCCGCCCCAATGTTCGCGGCTCTTATCGTAACCGGTATCGGCTATGGGCGTGCAGGATTTCGTGAACTGCTGAGCCGCTGCGCCCCGTGGCGATCGCCTGTTTCCTGGCGTCAGGGCGTTACTGTCATAGCTGTGTGTTTCCTTGCGTTCTTCGCGCTCACAGGAATTATGTGGGTTCAGACATTCATCTACGCTCCGCCTGGTACGCTTGATCGCACCTTCCTGCGCTATGGGTCAGATCCCCTCGCTATTTATGCGATGTTGGCAGCATCTCTGCTACTCAGCCCTGGCCCACTGCTCGAAGAACTGGGCTGGCGCGGCTTTGCGCTGCCGCAGCTCCTCAAGAAGTTTGACCCTCTGGCCGCAGCGGTGATCCTCGGCCTCATGTGGTGGGCTTGGCATTTGCCGCGCGACTTGCCGACGCTGTTCTCCGGCGAACCTGGCGCGGCCTGGGGCGTTATCGTCAAGCAATTCGTTATCATTCCGGGGTTCATTGCCGGCACCATCATCGCTGTCTTCGTATGCAACAAGCTCGGCGGATCGATGTGGGGTGGCGTGCTCATTCACGCGATCCATAACGAACTGGGCGTAAACGTCACTGCCGAATGGGCTCCAACGGTTGCAGGGCTTGGGTGGCGCCCTTGGGATTTGGTCGAATTCGCCGTGGCCATTGGGCTCGTCCTGATTTGTGGAAGGAGCCTTGGTGCCGCATCTCCTGACAATGCGCGATTGGCTTGGGGCAACGTGCCGCCAAAGCTGCCGGGCGTAGCGACTGACAAGTCCGGCGCGAACGCGTGA
- the mlrC gene encoding microcystinase MlrC, whose translation MIYEMEMQRLAANNIKPKTRVMLDRRTLMGGILSMAGSKATGATLLGRGLRVFVATFGTETNSFSPLPTGLDAFQATMLWRPGEHPDFATEATGPLWAARERAREGRYEVIEGTCAFAMPGGPVSAQAYQLLRDEILDQLRRAMPVDIVAFGLHGAMLAFGEDECEADLLERARAIVGPDVALGAELDLHAHLSPRMVRAADVIVAFKYYPHTDYVERARDLLDLLERVRAGEIRPTSSLFDCRMVGGLTTQSSPMKDLVAELIERERRGEVLSGSLIQGFRAGDVARMGSKVLIYTNNDQPAAASIAQDFARRYQAMAPIMKGNGPERSFAADIELAKAATAFPVILVDSSDNPGGGASGDNMALARAMLDNALIPACIGPIWDPLAVRLAFEAGLGADFSLRVGGKVGEASGLPLDVRGKITGLAKNVTQNLQGSRPPLGRVVCISTGGLDIIVSEIRDQCYGPEMFRAVGVEPAKKRYVAVKSSEQWRIGFGDMGRSVIYVASSQQSSIRHYHKRSRPMWPFEPVDFSA comes from the coding sequence TTGATCTATGAGATGGAGATGCAGCGGCTTGCTGCGAACAACATCAAACCGAAGACTCGTGTTATGCTTGATCGTCGAACATTGATGGGAGGCATATTGTCGATGGCTGGATCGAAGGCGACAGGTGCAACCCTGCTGGGTCGAGGGTTGCGCGTGTTTGTGGCGACCTTCGGCACCGAGACGAATTCATTCTCACCCTTGCCAACCGGACTGGATGCATTCCAGGCGACGATGCTCTGGCGCCCCGGAGAGCACCCGGATTTCGCAACCGAGGCGACCGGACCGCTTTGGGCCGCTCGAGAGCGTGCCCGCGAGGGACGCTACGAGGTCATCGAGGGAACCTGTGCCTTCGCCATGCCGGGTGGTCCGGTCAGCGCGCAAGCCTACCAACTGCTGCGCGACGAGATCCTCGATCAACTGCGACGGGCAATGCCGGTGGATATCGTGGCTTTCGGTTTACACGGCGCAATGCTTGCCTTCGGGGAGGACGAGTGCGAGGCGGACCTTCTCGAGCGTGCCCGGGCGATTGTCGGGCCAGATGTAGCGCTAGGGGCTGAGCTTGATCTTCACGCTCACTTGTCGCCGCGAATGGTCCGCGCTGCCGATGTCATTGTGGCGTTCAAATATTATCCGCATACGGACTATGTCGAGCGCGCGCGCGATCTTCTCGATTTGCTCGAGAGAGTCCGTGCGGGCGAGATCAGGCCGACCTCAAGCCTGTTCGACTGCCGGATGGTCGGCGGATTGACGACGCAGTCGTCACCGATGAAGGACTTGGTCGCAGAGCTGATCGAGCGCGAGCGGCGAGGGGAAGTCCTTTCCGGCTCACTGATCCAAGGCTTTCGTGCGGGCGATGTAGCGCGCATGGGGTCGAAAGTGCTGATCTATACCAACAATGACCAGCCGGCTGCAGCGTCGATCGCACAAGACTTTGCTCGCCGATACCAAGCGATGGCTCCGATCATGAAAGGTAACGGCCCAGAGCGAAGCTTTGCGGCCGATATCGAGCTTGCCAAGGCTGCGACCGCTTTTCCCGTAATTTTGGTCGATAGTTCGGACAATCCCGGCGGTGGGGCTTCGGGTGACAATATGGCATTGGCCCGGGCGATGTTGGATAATGCACTGATCCCGGCATGCATTGGTCCGATATGGGATCCTCTCGCAGTACGATTGGCCTTTGAAGCGGGCCTTGGTGCCGATTTTTCGCTGCGTGTCGGTGGCAAGGTCGGCGAGGCATCCGGGCTGCCTCTCGACGTTCGCGGCAAAATCACAGGGCTTGCCAAGAATGTCACCCAAAACCTGCAGGGTTCCCGGCCGCCCCTGGGACGTGTCGTTTGCATTAGTACTGGCGGTCTCGACATCATCGTCAGCGAGATTCGGGACCAGTGCTACGGTCCCGAGATGTTCCGGGCGGTCGGTGTCGAACCTGCGAAAAAGCGCTACGTTGCCGTAAAGTCGTCCGAGCAGTGGAGAATCGGTTTCGGGGACATGGGGCGCAGTGTGATCTACGTCGCTTCGAGCCAGCAGTCGTCCATCCGTCACTATCACAAGCGCTCCCGGCCGATGTGGCCATTCGAGCCTGTCGACTTTTCAGCCTAG
- a CDS encoding nuclear transport factor 2 family protein, which produces MSQQKTISLLDPVIRQLERFNAHDAEGFAACFSCDARFEQLTGPPVAVGRAEIVQVYRRLFARVPSLRMELIGRMIRDNYVVDHELGEGDPTRGPDGRFETIVAYRVAGDCIDGVWFIR; this is translated from the coding sequence ATGTCCCAACAAAAGACGATCAGCCTTCTGGACCCGGTGATTCGCCAGTTGGAGCGATTCAACGCACACGATGCCGAAGGCTTTGCCGCCTGTTTCTCATGCGATGCGCGATTTGAACAATTGACGGGTCCGCCAGTGGCTGTGGGTCGCGCGGAAATCGTACAGGTCTATAGGCGGTTGTTTGCTAGGGTCCCCAGCCTTCGGATGGAGCTCATCGGGCGGATGATCCGCGACAACTACGTCGTTGATCATGAACTTGGCGAAGGTGACCCGACGCGCGGCCCGGATGGTCGCTTTGAGACCATAGTCGCCTATCGTGTCGCTGGCGATTGCATCGATGGGGTCTGGTTTATTCGCTAG
- a CDS encoding MFS transporter, whose product MTSTNAKATVSSRAGWWAAVLFTVAAMVSYTDRFILSLLVDPIERELGISDAQFSIIVGAAFAVFYTAMGVAAGWLADRHNRKRMIIFGILIWSIATIATGFARDFESMVILRVAVGTGEAMLMPAAVSMLADMFPPERRSMPLALLMLGMIAGNGFAFLLGGALVELAGHQAFSGLPVLGGLSGWRIVMVIAGTPGIFLAAAIVSIREPMRAVSRPPNSLAEPLAWIWRQRRQLAPIYFGCAALSLGDFALVSWAPSLMIRSYGVSTSSTGFIFGVLAILAGSLSALAGGAAAGRLRATAKGDRRPAAIIAATIVGLAGTGLLLVPSAYGVIGAISVWGFSSAFAQTVSLPLFQERLVDEVRGIGSSLGGVFNIMLGLSIGPVLVPVFKDLGMALAPALLMAMAIAGTAAAALFAMLVLRLPASTAEPRS is encoded by the coding sequence ATGACCTCGACCAACGCCAAAGCAACCGTCTCTTCCCGAGCTGGCTGGTGGGCAGCTGTACTGTTCACTGTCGCCGCAATGGTTTCCTACACTGACCGCTTCATACTTTCGCTGCTCGTTGATCCAATCGAACGCGAACTTGGCATTAGCGATGCGCAGTTTAGCATCATTGTAGGTGCAGCGTTTGCGGTCTTTTACACTGCCATGGGTGTTGCCGCAGGTTGGCTGGCCGACCGCCACAACCGCAAACGCATGATCATTTTCGGAATACTGATCTGGAGCATCGCAACGATTGCGACCGGTTTCGCTCGTGATTTCGAGTCGATGGTCATCTTGCGCGTTGCTGTCGGCACAGGCGAGGCAATGCTTATGCCTGCTGCGGTATCGATGCTCGCCGATATGTTCCCACCGGAGCGGCGGAGTATGCCGCTGGCGCTGCTGATGCTCGGAATGATCGCCGGAAACGGCTTTGCCTTTCTGTTGGGCGGGGCACTGGTTGAGCTGGCTGGTCACCAGGCATTCAGCGGACTACCTGTGCTGGGTGGACTCTCTGGCTGGCGCATCGTCATGGTAATTGCTGGCACGCCTGGAATTTTCCTTGCGGCAGCGATCGTTTCCATCCGCGAACCAATGCGTGCTGTTAGCCGACCGCCCAATTCGCTGGCAGAACCGTTGGCGTGGATTTGGCGGCAACGAAGACAGCTTGCCCCCATCTACTTTGGATGCGCAGCTCTCTCGCTCGGCGATTTCGCGCTGGTCAGTTGGGCGCCTTCGCTCATGATCCGCAGCTATGGTGTCTCGACCTCTTCGACCGGCTTCATCTTCGGTGTGCTTGCCATCCTTGCCGGATCGCTAAGCGCGCTAGCCGGGGGGGCTGCCGCCGGTCGACTGAGAGCCACAGCCAAGGGTGACCGACGACCTGCCGCGATTATTGCCGCAACGATCGTGGGACTGGCCGGTACGGGATTGCTGCTAGTTCCAAGCGCTTACGGCGTCATTGGCGCGATCTCGGTCTGGGGTTTCTCGAGCGCCTTCGCACAAACAGTTTCACTGCCCCTGTTCCAAGAGCGTCTCGTCGACGAGGTGCGCGGAATTGGCTCATCATTGGGCGGCGTGTTTAATATCATGCTCGGGCTGAGCATTGGTCCAGTCCTTGTTCCCGTTTTCAAGGACCTGGGCATGGCGCTGGCCCCGGCGTTACTCATGGCAATGGCAATTGCCGGCACGGCTGCAGCGGCGCTTTTTGCGATGCTGGTGCTCCGTCTTCCGGCCTCCACTGCCGAGCCTCGCTCTTAA
- a CDS encoding AMP-binding protein, whose product MGIELGGSLGSLIARACKRWHPRIALEWPGGSLTYAELGNRISQFISAFGSLGLARGGALAIMAPNLPETAIANAAAMVAAIRVTPVSLFMSDEDLAYILSDAEIDVILVAPEQAERVALLAMNLDRVIQVATLGAAQQGIDLMARANTAAPSILESVAQCGDIAVIAYTGGTTGRPKGVVHTHSSTLATVLMAASEWEWPSPTNVVAVTPVSHAAGMLCYPAWLRGGTFHLLPSFEPAGLADYARRHNVTATFLVPTMIYRLIDLAKDTGLDLGPLETIIYGGAPIAIPRLVEAIELFGPLFMQLYGQTEAPTCIAYLAREQHVLSRPDRLGSCGVPLASVDIQLVDADGAPVPTGECGEICVRGAFVMQGYWRREADTDEAMRDGWLRTGDVGRFDEDGYLSIVDRTKDLIITGGFNVYPNEIEQVIAGIPGVLACGVVGIDDPHWGEAVTAFIVPVDLTNTPDPAEVARVVRERRGAAAVPKRIEFIKALPVTPIGKIDKKVLRLWRPDAVEAHSQ is encoded by the coding sequence ATGGGGATCGAGTTGGGCGGGTCGCTGGGATCTCTCATCGCGAGAGCCTGTAAACGCTGGCATCCTCGCATTGCGCTTGAATGGCCGGGAGGTTCACTCACTTACGCCGAACTGGGCAATCGCATTTCTCAGTTCATCTCGGCCTTTGGCTCGCTCGGGCTCGCCCGTGGCGGGGCCCTGGCAATTATGGCGCCAAACCTTCCCGAAACCGCTATTGCCAATGCTGCAGCTATGGTTGCCGCCATCCGCGTCACGCCGGTTTCGCTCTTCATGTCCGACGAGGATCTGGCCTACATCCTTAGCGATGCCGAGATTGACGTCATACTGGTCGCACCTGAGCAGGCCGAGCGAGTAGCATTGTTGGCGATGAATCTGGACCGTGTTATCCAGGTTGCGACTCTCGGTGCAGCCCAACAAGGCATCGACCTTATGGCGCGGGCTAATACAGCCGCCCCGTCCATACTGGAGTCAGTCGCTCAATGCGGTGATATCGCGGTGATTGCTTACACTGGGGGGACCACCGGCCGGCCAAAGGGAGTCGTCCATACCCACAGTTCGACTCTGGCAACGGTTTTGATGGCAGCAAGTGAATGGGAATGGCCGAGTCCCACGAATGTCGTAGCCGTCACTCCGGTGTCACATGCAGCGGGAATGCTATGCTACCCTGCATGGCTGAGAGGCGGAACCTTTCATCTATTACCTTCATTCGAGCCGGCGGGCTTGGCGGACTATGCGCGCAGGCACAACGTCACCGCAACTTTCCTCGTCCCGACGATGATCTACCGGTTAATCGACCTTGCAAAGGATACTGGGCTCGATCTTGGACCGCTCGAAACGATCATTTATGGCGGCGCGCCGATTGCCATTCCGCGTCTTGTTGAAGCGATCGAGCTTTTCGGACCATTGTTCATGCAACTCTATGGCCAGACTGAGGCGCCAACCTGCATCGCTTATCTGGCCCGGGAACAGCATGTGCTGAGTCGTCCAGATCGATTGGGTTCCTGTGGAGTGCCGCTGGCCAGTGTGGATATCCAACTTGTTGATGCAGATGGCGCGCCCGTCCCCACTGGTGAATGCGGGGAAATATGTGTCCGTGGGGCCTTTGTGATGCAGGGCTATTGGCGGCGTGAAGCAGACACTGACGAAGCGATGCGTGATGGCTGGCTTCGAACTGGCGACGTGGGACGCTTTGATGAAGACGGCTACCTCAGCATCGTCGATCGCACTAAGGATCTGATTATCACGGGCGGCTTCAACGTCTACCCGAACGAGATTGAGCAGGTCATTGCAGGTATTCCGGGGGTTCTGGCCTGCGGCGTGGTAGGCATCGATGATCCGCATTGGGGCGAGGCCGTTACAGCATTCATCGTCCCTGTGGACTTAACCAACACGCCTGATCCTGCTGAGGTCGCGCGTGTTGTCCGGGAGCGCCGAGGTGCAGCCGCAGTTCCCAAGCGCATCGAATTCATCAAAGCCTTGCCGGTCACGCCGATCGGTAAGATCGACAAGAAAGTGCTGCGACTATGGCGACCAGATGCAGTTGAGGCGCATTCGCAATGA
- a CDS encoding TonB-dependent receptor: protein MTGWSVNGSFTAPIWGRNKMIRRSIAWATLVTLMVSAAPAALAQNTPAAADDAQDDKAPDEIVVTARKVTERLQDVPIAISAVSADKIAERDNVRVSELAAAVPNVTFSGGPLATITVRGVSSQSRYNPGFDSGIGVYIDGVVQGKSYTFDSPLYDVERVEFLRGPQGTLFGKNAIGGAISIVTRNPSFTPTGQFELSTGSFNRFEAQGFISAPLSSSLAVSVGGFRVKRDGYVRNLIDNRRFANDDSYGGRAKILWKPSDLVKLVLSADYLKEDNYGYVDEVSAGYGGPTGRYESNVDTPNLARRKTKGLALTADIETGFGATLTSITSYRWAENQRTNDSDVGPLSIVVSESASKQTQFSQEVRLSGKLAERINYLIGGYLFRQDTDNFAQSTFGPDSRFAPLRGQVGNTFGEADTEAVAAFASVDWELVDKLTATVGIRYTDEAKRLNYQQIGFPLIGAPNLPQEFDRISATDVSPTFTLRYQPSRDIMVYGTASKGFKSGGWNVDNITSPRITTFKALRFGDESLWNYELGIKAQFLDNRITFNADAFRQDYSNIQTPQLTQVLGGGGAVVAIVTNAASARLQGLEAELTVRPTGILTVNGVLGYTDAKYSRYTDGALNFSGNRLPGAPKWTGNLSATLRVPVSDDWSLGARGEYLYRSSTFGDRENSAARTTPSYASINLSAGIYGKHFDLVGFVNNLADKQDVILISEGGFPAPLGVGLNTLVTRQLGRTWGLRLAGRF, encoded by the coding sequence TTGACCGGCTGGTCGGTTAATGGCAGTTTCACTGCACCAATTTGGGGGAGAAACAAAATGATTCGTCGATCAATTGCTTGGGCGACCCTGGTCACTTTGATGGTCTCAGCTGCGCCTGCAGCCCTCGCGCAGAATACGCCCGCAGCAGCGGACGATGCACAGGACGACAAGGCGCCTGATGAAATCGTTGTCACGGCCCGGAAGGTCACCGAGCGCCTTCAGGATGTGCCGATCGCGATCTCGGCAGTCTCAGCCGACAAGATTGCCGAACGTGACAATGTGCGGGTCTCGGAACTGGCAGCTGCTGTTCCCAACGTAACATTTAGCGGTGGTCCACTTGCCACTATTACCGTGCGCGGCGTCTCGAGCCAGTCACGCTACAATCCCGGATTCGACAGCGGAATTGGGGTCTACATCGACGGTGTGGTACAAGGGAAAAGCTACACATTTGACTCCCCGCTCTATGACGTCGAGCGGGTCGAGTTCCTTCGCGGACCGCAAGGGACACTCTTCGGCAAAAATGCAATTGGCGGAGCGATCAGTATCGTCACGCGCAACCCGAGCTTCACGCCCACCGGCCAATTCGAACTTTCAACCGGCAGCTTCAACCGTTTCGAAGCACAGGGGTTTATCTCAGCGCCGCTCTCCAGCAGTCTTGCGGTAAGTGTGGGCGGATTTCGGGTTAAACGGGATGGCTACGTCCGTAACCTGATCGACAATCGGCGCTTCGCAAACGACGATAGCTACGGGGGCCGTGCAAAGATCCTTTGGAAACCCTCCGATCTGGTCAAGCTCGTTTTGTCGGCCGACTACCTGAAAGAGGACAACTACGGCTACGTAGATGAGGTTTCTGCCGGGTATGGCGGACCGACTGGACGCTATGAAAGCAACGTCGACACCCCTAATCTCGCCCGGCGCAAGACCAAAGGACTCGCGCTAACAGCTGACATTGAAACTGGCTTCGGGGCGACCCTTACGTCAATTACTTCTTATCGATGGGCCGAAAACCAGAGAACCAATGATTCCGACGTCGGCCCACTCTCGATCGTCGTAAGCGAGTCTGCGTCCAAGCAGACCCAGTTTTCGCAAGAGGTGCGTTTGTCCGGCAAACTTGCCGAGCGTATCAATTATTTGATCGGCGGTTATCTCTTCCGCCAGGATACCGATAACTTCGCACAAAGTACGTTCGGTCCTGACAGCAGATTTGCACCGCTGAGGGGGCAGGTCGGCAATACCTTTGGCGAGGCTGACACTGAAGCAGTGGCTGCGTTCGCAAGTGTGGATTGGGAACTTGTCGATAAGCTGACTGCCACTGTCGGCATTCGCTACACCGACGAAGCCAAGCGCCTCAATTATCAGCAGATAGGCTTTCCGCTGATCGGCGCCCCCAACCTGCCGCAGGAGTTTGACAGGATCAGCGCGACAGATGTTTCGCCCACCTTTACGCTTCGCTACCAGCCGTCACGCGACATCATGGTATATGGCACGGCTTCGAAGGGCTTCAAGTCGGGTGGATGGAACGTCGACAACATCACTTCGCCGCGCATCACGACTTTCAAAGCCCTGCGTTTTGGTGACGAGAGCCTTTGGAACTATGAACTGGGTATCAAGGCACAGTTCCTCGACAATCGCATCACGTTCAACGCCGACGCCTTTCGGCAGGATTATTCCAACATTCAGACGCCGCAGCTTACCCAAGTCCTCGGCGGTGGCGGTGCTGTCGTAGCTATCGTGACCAACGCCGCATCGGCCCGACTGCAGGGGTTGGAAGCGGAACTGACCGTGCGACCGACCGGCATTTTGACGGTGAATGGAGTACTTGGCTACACCGATGCAAAATATAGCAGGTACACCGACGGGGCGCTGAATTTTTCCGGAAACCGGCTGCCCGGGGCTCCCAAGTGGACTGGCAACCTGTCGGCGACCTTGCGAGTCCCGGTTAGCGACGACTGGTCGCTGGGCGCGCGCGGCGAATATCTCTATCGCTCGAGTACGTTCGGCGATCGCGAGAACTCGGCAGCTCGTACAACGCCGTCATATGCTTCTATCAACCTCTCGGCTGGCATTTACGGCAAGCATTTCGACCTCGTCGGCTTTGTCAACAACCTCGCCGACAAACAGGACGTAATCCTGATTTCCGAAGGTGGGTTCCCGGCTCCGCTTGGTGTCGGGTTGAACACGCTGGTTACCAGGCAGCTGGGGCGTACCTGGGGCTTACGGCTTGCTGGCCGTTTCTGA
- a CDS encoding TetR/AcrR family transcriptional regulator, which yields MILDTASGLFARQGFAKTSISELSSACRASKAWIYHYFPTKEDILFTLLRDFLEVVRARLGAIDIEELAPEVSLHKFILECLRIYDNYRINYPVLFNEMTVLTSEQQEELRAIEDAPVKLLTAIVAKIRPEISQAAAFRTPITLLIYGTINWTYTWYNPDGKLKLEQLAALVRDFVLGGIQTVDVG from the coding sequence TTGATCCTAGATACTGCCTCGGGTCTCTTCGCTCGGCAAGGCTTTGCGAAAACCTCGATCTCTGAGCTCTCTTCAGCCTGTAGAGCCTCCAAGGCTTGGATCTATCATTATTTCCCGACCAAAGAGGACATTCTCTTCACACTGCTGCGTGACTTTCTAGAGGTCGTTCGAGCTCGACTTGGAGCGATCGATATCGAGGAGCTTGCTCCCGAGGTCTCACTGCACAAATTCATCCTCGAATGCCTGCGGATCTATGACAATTACCGCATCAACTACCCGGTTTTGTTCAATGAAATGACGGTTCTGACAAGCGAGCAGCAGGAGGAGTTGCGCGCGATCGAGGACGCACCAGTTAAGCTGCTAACAGCAATCGTAGCCAAGATCAGACCGGAGATCTCCCAAGCTGCAGCTTTTCGTACACCGATAACCTTGCTCATCTACGGTACGATCAACTGGACCTACACTTGGTATAATCCAGACGGGAAGCTGAAGCTCGAGCAGCTTGCCGCTCTCGTGCGTGATTTCGTCCTTGGAGGCATTCAAACCGTTGACGTCGGGTGA